CCTTGGCATGGCGCTCGCCTACGCGACCTCCACGCGGGGCGCATGCCACCTGCGCGCCTACCCCATCGCGCATGAGATACTCAGGAAGCCCGTCGCCACCGACCGCTTCACCTTTTCCGGAAAGGCGCGTATCGTCAAGATCGCCGAGGACATGAACGCGGCCGTGGATTCCCTGACCGCGTGCAGGTTTCTCTTCTTCGCCGCGACGCTCGAGGAATACGCCCGCGCCCTCGCGGCGGTGACGGGTATGCGCATGAGCGCGCAGGACCTGCTGCGCGCCGGCGAGCGATTCTACTACGCCGAAAGGATCATGAACGCGGCGAACGGCTTCACCGCACATGACGACGACCTTCCCGATCGCTTCTTCACGGAGGAGGGAAGCTCGGGCGACGGGATCCGCGTGCTCCCCCTGGACCGGGCCGCCTTCCTGCGCGCGCGCGCCGACTACTACCTTGTGCGCGGGCTGGACGAGCGGGGGCTTCCCACCCCCGAAAAATGCGCGGAGCTGGGAATCGTGTGAAGACACTCCTCGACAGGTACGCTGCGAAGCTCGCCGCCCAGGGACTGTGCGCGGAGGGTGCGCCGCTCCTCGCGGGACTGGACGCGGGGCTCACCTGGAACAGGGAGGACCCCGCGCAGAGGGTGCTCGCGAAGGTCGTGGAGGGGCTCAATATCGCCTGCATACTTTACGCGCGCCCCGCGGAGCCGTATTTTACCATCATGAACCTCCTGGCCTCAAAGCACGCGGGCGAACCGGCGCTCCGTCCCGGGGACAGCGAAACGCGCACCTTTCTCCACGAGTTTCCCGTCGTCCCTGAATTCGCCCCGGGACCGCTCATCGGGGCGCTCAGGCGGAGCAGGGTCGCGATCGTCCCGGGCAGGGGTGTGGTCAGCAGTGGGAGCGTGGGCCCGGAACAGGCATTCGTATATTTCAGCTCGGTGTGCTTTTCGATGTACGTGAAGTTTTTCTCGGACCACCTCGCCGCGCATGAGAGGGGCGGGGCCGATCCCGTCTGGACGCCCGTCGTCCGGCGCGCCCTTGAGGACTACAGGAATTTCGTGACCGCGCGTGCGGGGGAACGATATCTTTTAGAGGGCCCGTTCGGCGCGCCCGGCGAAATCGTGCGCGCGATGGACCAGGCGGGAAAGCTCACGGTGGCGTGCCGTCTCGTGGACTCGTTCTTCGGCAATATCTCGTACCTCTCCGGCGACACCATTTATATCAGCCAGACGGGCAGCTCGCTGGACGAGCTTCCGGGCTGCATCGATCCGTGCCCGCGCGACAATTCCTCCTGCGCCGGGCTCACCGCGTCCAGCGAGTTTCCGGCGCACCGCGCGGTCTACGGCCGCACCGGCGCGCGCGCGATCCTGCACGGCCACCCGCGATTCAGCGTCATCATGTCCATGGCGTGCGCGAAAAAGGATTCATGCGAAAACCGGGAGCACTGCCATACGCGCTGCGGCGAGGGGCGCGTCATAGGCGACGTCCCCGTCGTGCCGGGCGAGGTGGGGACGGGGCGCTACGGCATCTGCACGACCATGCCCCCCGCGCTCGCCGGCGCGCGCGGGGCCATCGTGTACGGGCACGGCCTCTTCGTCACGGGCGAGCGCGATTTCAACGAGGCGTTCGACAGACTGCTTGACATAGAGCTCATGTGCGCGGATGAATATGCGTACAGGACTCGAACAGGGTACACGCATGAAACCTGAAAAAAATCCCGGATTCCACCGGTATCTCGCGGGGCTCGTCCTGGCCGCGTGTGCCCTCGCGCCCTCCTGCTCCCGATCGCCGGGGATCGACCGGGCCACGGTGCCGGTCGAGAGCGCGTACGTCGAGGCCCGCGAGGGACGCATGGCGGTGGCGCGCGCCCTGGGGCTCACCGTGTCGCTCGAACCGGTCGCGCCCGCGGATTTCGAGCGCATCCTCGACTACAAGCCCTACACGAACAAGGAGCATTCCGCGACGCTGCGGATACCGCCCCTGGAGTTCTTTCAGCTCGTGATTCAGAACGACCGCGGGGCGCCGATGCTCGTGTCGGCGGTGGGGACGGAGCTTTCCTACGGCAAGGAAACGCTGAAGCGGATACCCGGGAAGGACCTGGCCGCGCGGTTCACCTCCCCGGCTTTTTCCTTTTTAAACTTTCCGGCGTTCGAAATTCCGCGCCGTCTCGCCTCCGCGAAGACCGGTATCGCCGATATCGACTACGACGACGACCTGGGCGAGATAAAGGACGGGAACCTCGCGGCGGGGGACCGCATGCTCATGATCGTCGCCTTCGACTGGATCCCGGTGGCGCACAGGGGCTTCCGGGTCACCGTGCGCCCGGAGGGCGATCCGAAAAAAAGTATTGATTTTGATTTCACCCGCTTCGAATATAGGACGAAGGGCGAGCGATTCAAGAAGCCCGAGAAGCAGGACAAGGAGCCGTATTGATGAAGATAGACGAGAAGCAGATACTCAGGGTCGCGGAGCTCGCGCGGCTGGACCTCACCGGTGACGAAAAGAAGGAGTTCGCCGCGCAGCTGTCGGATATAATAAGCTATGTCGAGAAGATCAACGAGCTCGACACCGCCGACATCTCGCCCTCCGATCACATAGCCGAGCTCAAAAACGTCTTCAGGGCCGACACGGTCCTTCCCTCGATGGACCGTGCGGAGCTCGAGAAGATGGCGCCGCGATTCCAGGACGGCCACGTGGTGGTGCCCATCATCATCGAGGGGCAGGAATGAACAGGCTATTTATCGCGCTTCCCGTGAACGGCGAGATACGCGCCGCCCTCCAGCCCTCGTACGAATTCCTGCGCGGGTACGAGAACTTTCTGAAGCCGGTCGCCCCCGCTAACTTCCACATCACCGTCAAGTTCCTGGGAGAATGCGAGGGCAACGTCGCGACCGCGATCGAGAGCACCTTCCTGGAGATCACCGCGCCCCAGGCAGAGATCCCCTTCAGCATCTCGGGAATAGGCGTGTTCCCGGACATGAAGAAGCCCAACGTCATCTGGGCCGGTCTCAAAACGGACGCCGACGCGCTCGCGCAGGTGTTCAAAAATGTGGAAAAGTATGTGGCGAATTTCCGGTTCAAGGAAGAAAAGCGCGAATTCATACCGCATCTCACCATCGCGCGCATGAAGAGCGGCCGCAAGATCGCCGGCGAGCTGCTCAAGTTCGTCGAGAAGAACGGCGCGACCGAATTCGGCTCGTCGGCGTTCGACAGGCTCACGCTCTACTCATCGAAGCTCACCCCGGACGGTCCCATCTATACCGCACTGAAGTCGATCAAGTTCTAGGCCCTGCGTCCTTGCACGGACCGGAGCTTGCGCGCCGGTCCGTGCAAGGACATAAATCGGTCGCGGATTTCCTGTTCCTGCAAAGCATCGATTTCCCACATGATCGATAACGCCGAAACGACGGCAACGAACCTTTCCGGATGTCCCCCCTCATGAGTACGCACGGAAAAAATTTCTACCCGCATTGTTGCCTTTCCCCGCCCCCGGCATTACCTTGCTTGATTTGAGGTAAAATTCACAGGGAGGTGAATGCACCATGTATCTGCCATTGCTCGTATGCGCGTATTGTCTCGGGGACGTACTGGGGGGTCGGTTGACCACCTGCGAAAATCACCGTTATGTGCATTTCCCGGACGGCGAGTCGCTGCTGTCGATTCCCTTCATGCCGGAAAACATCCTGAACGGCCTTACGTGTCCCGACTGCAAGGTAAGGATCGGCGGCTTTCACCATCCGGGTTGTATGTACGAAACCTGCCCCCGCTGTGAGGGAAGGCTCGTCGAGTGCGGGTGCACCGAACCTCACCGGGATTGACCGGTGAAATCAATGCCTATTTCGTTCCAGTATCAGGCTTCTCCAGTATCCCGCGGGGAGGCTGTCCCCCATGCACCGGAAAAAAGCGTCCTCGGTTTCCGCGCCCCGCGCGCTCTTGAGAAGACGTGCGGTGCTGTAGGCGTCGCTTTTTCCCCCGTCGAGAAAATCGTCGTCGAAGTGGCCGATGGATGCGTACGCTTTTTGCTCCGTCGCGTCCAGGTGGGCCTCGATATCATACCAGGACCATTTCATCCTGAGCGAATAGCTGCCGCAAAACGCGACCCCGCCCGGCTTGATCTCGATGCGTGAATTCCGGATTACCTCTTCGGGAAAGATCACGGTTACGGTGTAGGTCCGATACATCTGTTCCTCGAAATCATTGCCCAGGAACATGGGGGCGTCCACCCGGTACCATGCCCCCACCGCGACATAGACGCCGGGCGGCGGGTTGAACATCACCAGCCCGCACCCCGTGAGCGCCCTGGTGGGGACGATACGCTCGTAGGGCGAAGCGGGGTCCCCGTCATCCACGCGCGCGAAATACACGATGTCGGGCCCGAACGGGAAAACCCCGAGCTCCGATCGCAGCGTCACTTTAATTCCGCCCACCGCGCCGCTCCCGGTATCACGCTCTGGCAGGACCAGGGGTGCGCACTGGAGAAGCAGCAATGCGCCGAGTATCAGTGTTCGCGGGTTCATTCGCCTCACTCCCTTCCCGGTTAATAAAGATATCCTCCGGATAAAATATTTCCATTGCATTTCGCGTGAAAGTGGCGCACACTTGATCGCACGAGGCCGGGCGCGGCGCTTAACCGCGCGCCTGCCCGGTGCCGCCTGGAATCGCCCGTACGTATAATTCCCGGGAATTGATTCGGTCGCGCACGATGTTTATTATTATCAGGGTGGGTACCGCGTTATGCGGTGACATTTTTTTTAAGAGGAGAAATTACATGCTGTATCTTTCGGTGATTTTATTCGCACTTGCGGCGATGGGGGGTATGACCCTGGTAACCCTTAAATATATGGGCAAGGAGATGCCGCTTTTCCTTTCAATAGGGCACGGCGTAATCGCGGCGGCGGGGCTCGTCGTGCTCATTCTCAATGTGCGCGCGAACACAGGCAATGTCCTCATGAACGTTTCGCTGGCCCTCTTCCTGGCCGCGGCCCTTGGAGGCTTCGCCAACTTCTACCTGCACCATGCGAGGAAGAATATATCGGACAAGCTGATCACGCTCCACGGGCTTGCCGCGCTTACCGCGTTCGTGCTGCTGGCGGTGTCGGTGTTTGGAAGAGGGGGGCTCTAAACTCGATTCGGTGTGCTTTGAAATAGTTTTTTCATGGGCGGACAAGTTACTTTGAAGGCGACGCGTAATTCTGGAAGTTCTCCTGATCCTCCAATTTAAACCTAATGGGGGATAGCGTAACCTTCCCCGCGCGGGCTTGCCATTAATTGTAAGCGGCGGGGTCAATCTCATTCTTCGAAATCTCGCCGCGGAGCTGCAGGGCCGATTCCTATATTGCCTGATCTAGGTTTTTACTAAGCAATACATGATTAATCTCAACGGTTTCTACATTCCCCTTAACGTTCCGCGGTTAAGCGATGTTTTGGCGCAGCGTACTCGCGGAGCCAAAATGTGCCGTAGTTCAAGCTGCTACTCAGGCATCGTGCTTAGCCGCTGTTATATGCTGTGGCGTGCGACTCCAGCTTGAGTTATTATGAATTCCAATTGTGGTCATATTCGAGTATGTTGTCTGTATTATTATATGTTATTCTGACTTCTTTCCTATTTTTCATTGGTGTATTATGGCTAGCTGGGTTTTTAAATGGATTCATGCCTTCAAAATATATTTTTAAAACACCATGTTTATCAAAAACTTTATCAATATGGTTCCAGTTCCCATTTTTTTTATTATGATTTGGAAATAAATCAATAGTCTTGGCAACTTCGAGTAAGGCAGCCTCAATTATTTGAGACTGCTTTTTTACGACATTTGTAGTTCCTTCAAGCAAGGCAATATATCCATCTATTGGCTCAGCAAATCTATTCCGATGTTGTGTAAAACGGTTCCAAATATCACCTTCTCCAATATAAGTTGGTTTGGCCTTTGATTTACTGTCCCAGATCACGTATACACCTAAGCCGTAAAGAATATCTCTGAAATCATAGTCTTCAAATTTTTCAAATATTACCGTAAGTGATTTCATAAAGCCTCCATGATATACTGATAATGGGACAGCCAATCACAGCGCAAAAACTTCAGCACGGCATTGCATATAACATCAAATATAATCAATAGTGAAACGGTTGCGTCGATATTATGGTCGCGGGCTAATTTAGGGAAAATATCTATAGTAGTTCCCGATAAAGTTCCTTCCATCCATTCCTGTACTGTTCCGAAATTCCTTTTCATATATAATTCAGTAATATCGACGGTGTATTCGCTTTGGTCGAACACGAGAGGAAAACCGCAAACATATAGTTCCGAAATCAGCGCAAATAACAGGGTTATATTTCGATAATAATCAATCCTTGAATTGACATTGTCATTGCATTCGATAGTAAATCGATTTTTCTATCATATTTTCAGCCAAAGAATTTCTTACAACAGCATTTACCACAGCAATTTCTTCACAAGCAGCGCCCCCGCGAGGAGCAGCACGATCACGAGCAGCATCCGGATCTTCTTGCGGTCGTCCAGGTCAAGGTCGCGCTCCATCATGAGGTAAACGTGCGTGGAGAGGGTGGCCGTGAACGAGAGCGCGGCCGAGAAGAGCGTGAGCGAAATGGCGACGAGCGCGATCCCCAGGAGCGCCCCGCCCACGTGGTGCGAGAAAAGCAGGTCCTCGATGACCGATACGAACACGCCCCGGTCGGGACTTCCCTGGAGGAGATCCGATATCTTCATGAACGCCCCCGGGACCGACGCGAAGATCCTGCCGGTGTCCGACGGGAGCAGCACGCGCGAGAGCTTGAGGGTGAGCGAAAACGCGCCCCAGTGAAGAAGATACGCGATCCCGCAGAGAAATCCCGTCACGGTGAACAGCGTGAGCGCGGCGGGGATTAAGCCAAGGTTGTGCCGTCTTATGAAATGGTACAGGTGAAGCGTGTTCTTGAATATCCCCGGCTCGCGGTACGCGATGATGGGCGGGTAAAACCACGCCCCCACGACGAGCACAATGATGAGCATAATGGAGATCAGGTACGCGGGAATGAAGAGGAGCGAGTACGCGACTGGTCCCACCAGGGGAATGTTGCCTATGAGCAGGATCACCGTGTTTCCCAGCAGGAGCAGGAGCGCGCTGTTCACGCATACCTGGGGAAGGGAGCCCGCGGCGAAGGACAGCATGCGTGGCGCGCCGCCATCCGCCCCCGTGAACACATGGTCCAGTGTCGCGCGCGCGATGAGCGATGCGGTGAAGATATAAATGAGAAACAGGAGCATGGCCGGCGCGAAATAGAGCGCGAGGCGGACGATCTCCGGCGCGGAGCTTCCCGCGGTGAGGGTGGAAAGCCCCAGGCGGTTCGCGGCGAGGAGCAGCATGACCGATACGAAAATGCCCGAGGCCGCCGTCACCAGCTTGACACGCGTGAGGGCGGACAGCGCCACCGCGGCGAGCTCTTTCAGACTGAAATCGCGGAAGGTGAGCCCCTTGAAGACGACCTTGTTTTGGGCAAGGCCCGGCTCCGGGGTAACGACCCTTGGACGGACCTCGCGTACCGGCAGGGGAGAGGGCCTCTCGCGCATGATCACCGGGGGCGCCTGGATCGCCGGTTCGGCGGCCCTGCGCTCCGAGAATGCCGGGGCGGCTGGGGCCGCTGCACGGACGGCGGCCGTTGCGGGGATGGCCTGCCGCGGCCTTGCTTCTATAGTGTCCGGAAGTACTGGTGGGCCATTCCTGTATTCGGCACGTGCGGGCGCGACCGCCGGCGCCGTCCGGACGTGAGCCGCGGGGACGACCGGCCGCGGGCCTGCCTCCATGGGGTCCTGGATCGCGGGAAAATCGACCATGAAGAAATTTTCGCAGCGCCGGCAGCGCAGGCGGTAGCGCTCGTCCTTGGATGCCCGGAAGCTTATCGAATATGAGGAGTTGCAGTGCGGGCACAGCGTGATCTTGATATAGGTCTTGCAGGAGGCGCACACGAACACCGATCTCGTGAGCCCCGCGATCTCGTCGTCGCTCAGGGAGTAGCGGGCCTGGCAATGGGAGCAGCTTATCTGCATGTATCGGTATCTCCGGGGGGAATGGCCCCTGTTTACCTATCGAACCTTCGGGCGGGAAAATTTAGCCCGGATGCGGCTTCCGGCCCTGCCCGGGGTTTACGCGCCGCCTTGAAAAAAGCCCGGCTGGTTCGCCTGGTCTTCACGCGTGCGGAACCGGGAATTCGCGAATCGGCGCCCCGCGCATGACCGCTTTTCAATTTTTATCGCGGTGTCTTTGCCTCGAGCTCCTTCGCGCGGATGAGCTGGTCCAGGCTCATCATGGCTTTGTGCTCGGAGGAGCATGTCACGCGCGGCTCGGTACCCTTCATGAAATATTCGTAGCGCGTAGGGCAGGCCTTCGCGGGGCGCTTTCCCGTTTTCAGGCAGATGAGCGCGGTCCGGATGTCTGCGGGGGGCTCCCTGAAATCGGCCGCCTCGCGGAAGCGGTAGACCTCGCGCATGAACTCGCCCCACACGGGCGCGGCCACCGCGGCGCCGGTCTGGCCCTGGCCCAGCGTGAAGACCGGGGAATCGCAGCCCACCCACACGGTCGCGGCGAGGTTCGCCGTGAACCCCGTGAACCATGCGTCGCGGAAATCGGAGTTGGTGCCGGTCTTCCCCGCCGCGGCCAGGCCGAACCCGGCGCCCCCCCGCACGGCGCCGCTCGCCGTTCCGTAATCGACCACGCCGCGCATGAGGCTCGTCATGAGAAAGGCGGTTTCGGCGCTGATAAGCTGTCTGCCCGGGGAGTCGTCCTCCTCGAATATCGTCGCCCCGTCCTTGTCCTTGATGCGGCGTATCGCACGGGGGGTGACCTCCCGGCCGTTGTTCGCGTAGACCGCCATGCCGCGGGTCATCTCGAGCGGCGTGAGCTCGGCGGAACCGATCGCCATTGTGGGATTCTCGTCGAAGCGCTCCGCGGGAACGCCGGTGAGCTTTGAGGTGAATTTCACAACCTTGGGGCCGCCCACCTTCTCGTAGATAAGAATGGAAACGATGTTGAGCGAAACCGCGAGCGCCTGGCGCGCGAGCACCTCGCCCTGGTAGACATCGTCGTAATTTTCCGGGGACCATACCCTGCGCAACTCGCGGTTTACGATGGGCGCGTCCAGAAAAAGGCTCGCGGGACTAATAAGCCCCGCGTCGATCGCGGCGCCGTACACGAAGGGCTTGAATGAGGATCCCGGCTGGCGGCGGGACTGGACGGCGCGATTGAGCTGGTTGTTCGGCTCGAAATGCGCGCCTCCCACCATCGCGTAGATCGCGCCGGTCGACGGTTCGAGCGCGATGAGCGCCCCCTCGACGCGCGCGGCCTGTCCCAGGCCCTCGCAATCGCCCAGGTATTTCTCGAGACACCCCGCCGCGCCGCCCGCGTTGAACAGGAGCGCGCACGCGAGGGTCTCGTCCATTATCGAGGAACGCGCGTCGGCGAGAAGCCCGGCGGCGGCTTGGACGTCGAGCACGGCCTTGCGCGGCTTTTGCGCGTTCGCGCGGGCGACCATCTCGTCGAGCGAGCCCATGCGGTAGGCGTTGTAGGGCCGCGCGACCTCGTTGTGGCGGACCAGGGCCCGTTCGAGCGATTTTTCCGCGATCTCCTGGGCGCGGATATCGAGCGTCGTGTAGATGGAGAGCCCGCCGCGGTAGACCCTGTCCTCCCCGTAGCGTTCCACCATAAGCCGGCGAATGTACTCCGTGAAATGCGGCGCGTGTGCGGCGCCACCGGTCCTGGCCGTCATCGTGGGAAACATCGTGTTCACGGTGTCGACGTACGCCGGCCAGAAGGCGCTGAACTCCGCGAGGGCCGCGTCGCGCTCGATGAAGCCCTCCACGATCATGGAATGCAGGACCTGGCGGCTCTTCTCGTAGGAGTTGCGCGGGTTCTTGATGGGCGAATAGGTTTCCGGCGAGGAGGGGATGCAGGCGAGGACTACCGCCTGGATCGTGCTGATCTCCTTCACGTCGCGGTCGAAGTACAGCCGCGCCGCCGCCTGCACGCCGTACACCCCGTGGCCGAAATAAATCTGGTTCAGGTAGCGCTCCAGTATCGTATCCTTGCCGTAGCGCCGCTCGAACTCCCGGGCGATGAGGAGCTCGACCACCTTGCGACGGACGCTCTTCTCGCCCCTTGTGTAGAGCTGTTTCACGAGTTGCTGGGTGATCGTGGAGCCCCCCTGCCGCACCTCGCCGGTGGCCAGGTTGACCGCCATGGCCCTCACTATCCCGAAAAAATCCACGCCGGGATGCGTGTAGAAATTCCTGTCCTCGGCGGCCAGGAAGGCGAGGCGAACGCGCTCCGGAATATCGGCGAGGGGGACGTAGCTCCGGTTTTCCTCGAATAGGTCCGCGATGAGCTCGCCGCGCGCGTCGTATATCTTCGTGGACAGGGCGGGGTTGAACTCCTGGTCCGCGGAGATGAAGGCATAGCTCTGCCAGTAGACGACTATGTAATAGGCCGCCGGGAGGAGGAAGAACGCGGCAAGCAACGCGGCGCTCAGCTGTCGCACACCGATTTTCATGGACGCTCCGTACCGGGGGAGAGGATAATCGGCCCCCAGTAAAAGAAAAGCAAAAAAGACATGCTCCGCCGTGAAGCCCGCGGTATGCGCGCTAAAATATCCTTTGACAAAACCCGGTCAGGGCGCTACTTATACCGAGTCGCACGAATCCATCCGAAAGAGGGCTCACATGAAACGATGCACACCGGCGTTGGCGATACTCGCCCTGGTACTTATTCTCTCCGGCGGCGCCTACGCGGCGAAGGACGCCGCGAAAAACGTATTCGACGAGGCGCGCTTCGCACCCGAGGGCTCCGACATCTTTTTTTACCTGAACTATGCGGGCGTGAACGATTTCTTCAAGAAAAACGACATCAATCCCGACGATCTCGTGGCGATAATCCAGGGTGAAAGCGTGTCATCGGCCGAGGAGCTCGACATATTCAAGAAGCTGAACAGCCAGCTCCAGGAAATACTCGTCGTGAGCCAGATCGAGCAGATCGAGAAAAAGTCGGGCGTGCTCGCCTTCATTAACGTCACCGGGAACGTGCCCGATATCACCCTGCTCGCGAAGGGGCTCAAGCCCCTCACCATCGAGGGCATGCAGGGGTATGAAAGCGAATCGAACAAGGACCTGTGCGTGTTCAAGCTCGACAACATATTCGTCGTCGGGTTCAAGGGATTCGTGACCACCTTCCTCGCCTCGCGCAAGGCGAACAAGCCCACGAACCTGGCGGGCTTCCCGGTGTTCACGGCCGACGCGAAGACGCGCACCATGCACTACACCGTGCAGGTGTCGAACTACATCAAGGCCAAGATCAAGACGGCGGTGAAGATGGGGGCCGTGCGCGGCAAGGGGCTCACCTCCAACGTGTTCATTAACGCGCTCATGAACCTTGAGAGCGTCGCCGGTTCCGTCTCGCTGGGCCAGGAGATCGAGATCGCCGGAAACATGCGTTCGTCGGTACAGGGCGACGGCGAGCGGCTCATGATGTTCAGCCATTTCGTCATCGTGGGAACGAGCCTCGCGGTCTCCTTCCTGGACGCCTACGCCGACGCGAACGACAAGAAGGGGCTCAAGACCACCGAAGACCAGATGGCGAAGATCCAGGCCACGTTCGGCAGGATCAGGACGAAGCTCTCGAAGGACGGCGTGGAGCTGGCTTTCACCTCCACGAAGGAGGAGACGAAGGAGTTCGCCGTCGCGATCAAGAACGCGATCCAGAAGGAAAAGGAGGCGATCGCGAAGAGGCAGGCCGAGAAGGAAGTCCAGGAGTTCTACGCGCTCATAGAAATGGGGGACGTTCAGAAGGTGAAGACCGCCTCCCAGAAGTTCAAGGACCTGGCGATGAAGAACCAGAACGGCGAAACGCCGCTCTATATCGCCGCGGAATACGGGCAGCTCGACATCGCGAAATTTTTCCTGGAACGCGGCGCGAACGTGAACGACGTTTCCACCGAGGAGCGGTCGACGCCGCTGCACGTGGCCGCTACCCGCGATCACGCGGAGATGGTCGATTTCCTCCTGGGAAAGGGGGCGTCCATTGACACGAAGGACAACGACGGGAACACGCCGCTGCAGGCAGCGCTCAGGTCTTCCTCCGTGCTCGCGGCGAACAAGCTCATCGCGAAGGGGGCAAATTTAAAGAATCTTAACGCCCAAAACGAGACCCTGCTGCATTCGGCGTCCTCGTCGGGTGACCTGGAGCTGCTGGCGCTTCTCATCAAGAAGGGGCTGGACGTGAACGCGCGCAACAAGAACATGGAGACGCCGCTCCATTTCGCCGCGCGCGACAACAGGTCCGATACCATACGCACACTCGTAAAAGCCAAGGCCGACCCGAACGCGGTCTCCGCCGACGGTTCCGTGCCGCTGCATTACGCCGCGTGGGGCGGTCACCTGAACGCGGTCATGGCGCTCGTGGAATCGGGCGCGTCGCCTACCATGAAAAACAACGACGGAAAGACCCCGGGGGACCTGGCGCGCGACGAGAACTACAACGAGATTGACGAATACCTTCGCGGCAAGAAGTGAGACGAAACGATAAGAACGACGAGGCGTAGGGCACATGGCCACACAGATCGAGATATTAAAGGATATATTCGAATCAAGCGTCCAGAAGGCGGGGGAGATTCGCGAGCTTTTAAAGCGCAAGAAGATCTACATGATCGACATCATGAGCTCGCCGGGCTCCGGGAAGACCACGGCCACCGACCGGCTCATCTCGATGCTCAAGGGGAAATACCGCATCGCCGTGATCGAGGGCGATATCAAGACCACCAAGGACGCCGAGAAGCTCGCCAAGCACGACATCCCCATCATCCAGATCGAGACGGCCCTCTACAACAGCGACTGCCACCTCGAGAGCGCGTGGATAAAGAGCTGCCTCGACAAGTTCGACCTGGACAAGCTCGACCTCGTAATCATCGAGAATATCGGCAACCTGATATGCCCCGCGGAATTCGAGCTGGGCGACGACGAGCGCCTGGTGATGCTCTCGGTCGCG
This genomic stretch from Spirochaetota bacterium harbors:
- a CDS encoding PBP1A family penicillin-binding protein, whose product is MKIGVRQLSAALLAAFFLLPAAYYIVVYWQSYAFISADQEFNPALSTKIYDARGELIADLFEENRSYVPLADIPERVRLAFLAAEDRNFYTHPGVDFFGIVRAMAVNLATGEVRQGGSTITQQLVKQLYTRGEKSVRRKVVELLIAREFERRYGKDTILERYLNQIYFGHGVYGVQAAARLYFDRDVKEISTIQAVVLACIPSSPETYSPIKNPRNSYEKSRQVLHSMIVEGFIERDAALAEFSAFWPAYVDTVNTMFPTMTARTGGAAHAPHFTEYIRRLMVERYGEDRVYRGGLSIYTTLDIRAQEIAEKSLERALVRHNEVARPYNAYRMGSLDEMVARANAQKPRKAVLDVQAAAGLLADARSSIMDETLACALLFNAGGAAGCLEKYLGDCEGLGQAARVEGALIALEPSTGAIYAMVGGAHFEPNNQLNRAVQSRRQPGSSFKPFVYGAAIDAGLISPASLFLDAPIVNRELRRVWSPENYDDVYQGEVLARQALAVSLNIVSILIYEKVGGPKVVKFTSKLTGVPAERFDENPTMAIGSAELTPLEMTRGMAVYANNGREVTPRAIRRIKDKDGATIFEEDDSPGRQLISAETAFLMTSLMRGVVDYGTASGAVRGGAGFGLAAAGKTGTNSDFRDAWFTGFTANLAATVWVGCDSPVFTLGQGQTGAAVAAPVWGEFMREVYRFREAADFREPPADIRTALICLKTGKRPAKACPTRYEYFMKGTEPRVTCSSEHKAMMSLDQLIRAKELEAKTPR
- the gatC gene encoding Asp-tRNA(Asn)/Glu-tRNA(Gln) amidotransferase subunit GatC — encoded protein: MKIDEKQILRVAELARLDLTGDEKKEFAAQLSDIISYVEKINELDTADISPSDHIAELKNVFRADTVLPSMDRAELEKMAPRFQDGHVVVPIIIEGQE
- a CDS encoding rRNA adenine dimethylase; this translates as MKTLLDRYAAKLAAQGLCAEGAPLLAGLDAGLTWNREDPAQRVLAKVVEGLNIACILYARPAEPYFTIMNLLASKHAGEPALRPGDSETRTFLHEFPVVPEFAPGPLIGALRRSRVAIVPGRGVVSSGSVGPEQAFVYFSSVCFSMYVKFFSDHLAAHERGGADPVWTPVVRRALEDYRNFVTARAGERYLLEGPFGAPGEIVRAMDQAGKLTVACRLVDSFFGNISYLSGDTIYISQTGSSLDELPGCIDPCPRDNSSCAGLTASSEFPAHRAVYGRTGARAILHGHPRFSVIMSMACAKKDSCENREHCHTRCGEGRVIGDVPVVPGEVGTGRYGICTTMPPALAGARGAIVYGHGLFVTGERDFNEAFDRLLDIELMCADEYAYRTRTGYTHET
- the hypB gene encoding hydrogenase accessory protein HypB produces the protein MATQIEILKDIFESSVQKAGEIRELLKRKKIYMIDIMSSPGSGKTTATDRLISMLKGKYRIAVIEGDIKTTKDAEKLAKHDIPIIQIETALYNSDCHLESAWIKSCLDKFDLDKLDLVIIENIGNLICPAEFELGDDERLVMLSVAEGEDKPAKYPPMFRSAGTCVLNKIDLLPYLDYDMNEVMENIRRVNPAMQVFKVSAKTGEGFDALAGYIMQKVDAKIKAQEPPK
- the thpR gene encoding RNA 2',3'-cyclic phosphodiesterase; protein product: MNRLFIALPVNGEIRAALQPSYEFLRGYENFLKPVAPANFHITVKFLGECEGNVATAIESTFLEITAPQAEIPFSISGIGVFPDMKKPNVIWAGLKTDADALAQVFKNVEKYVANFRFKEEKREFIPHLTIARMKSGRKIAGELLKFVEKNGATEFGSSAFDRLTLYSSKLTPDGPIYTALKSIKF